Proteins encoded within one genomic window of Rossellomorea vietnamensis:
- a CDS encoding CDP-alcohol phosphatidyltransferase family protein gives MLDTHARKWVQPSIEGTARLFLNKGLTANQVTVTAFIIGSVTGLVYYLGFPIMAVLLLWLSGFLDAVDGTMARLTKPSPFGTVMDVTFDRIVEISVILGVAFLHPDIMWALLLLSVSIIISMTIFLTVGAVSEKQGMKSFYYQAGLAERTEGFILFSLMMIFPTIVLWTTLLFFAVELYTGIQRFLEAKRLLS, from the coding sequence ATGTTAGACACGCATGCCCGTAAGTGGGTGCAGCCAAGTATAGAGGGAACGGCGCGTCTGTTCCTGAACAAAGGATTAACGGCCAATCAAGTGACGGTCACCGCCTTCATCATAGGGTCTGTGACCGGCCTGGTCTATTACCTGGGTTTCCCGATCATGGCCGTTCTTTTATTATGGCTGTCGGGATTCCTGGACGCCGTGGATGGAACCATGGCCCGATTGACCAAACCATCTCCCTTTGGCACCGTCATGGATGTCACGTTTGATCGGATCGTTGAAATCAGCGTCATCCTCGGGGTTGCTTTCCTTCATCCTGACATCATGTGGGCCCTCCTCTTACTCAGTGTCTCCATCATCATTTCCATGACCATTTTCCTGACTGTGGGAGCTGTATCAGAGAAGCAGGGTATGAAGTCCTTCTATTATCAAGCGGGACTGGCTGAAAGAACGGAAGGATTCATCCTGTTCAGTCTCATGATGATATTTCCCACCATTGTCTTGTGGACCACCCTCCTGTTTTTTGCAGTGGAGTTATACACGGGAATCCAACGATTTCTAGAAGCGAAACGACTACTTTCATAA
- a CDS encoding TVP38/TMEM64 family protein — protein sequence MKKKEIGKIFLFIAVLLFLMWLSRNFFHIKPHDIRDWIVSFGIWAPIVFIVVYTVRPLILFPASILSFSAGLAFGAVEGFFYIVLGALGGATVAYYAASILGAKLLKRPSPRIVKIREKMEESGFIYVLVLRLVPFLNFDLISYLAGMGKVRYLPFILATAIGILPGTFGYVFLGSSLVGEDRTNLYIAIAFFLAMIIVPLIFKKKMKAWLGLSGKEDK from the coding sequence TTGAAGAAGAAGGAAATCGGCAAGATCTTTCTATTCATCGCGGTATTACTGTTCCTCATGTGGCTCAGCCGCAATTTCTTTCACATAAAGCCTCATGATATCAGGGATTGGATCGTGTCATTCGGCATATGGGCCCCGATCGTCTTTATTGTCGTTTATACGGTCCGCCCATTGATCCTTTTCCCGGCTTCCATCCTGTCGTTCTCGGCTGGCCTTGCTTTCGGTGCGGTGGAAGGCTTCTTTTACATTGTACTGGGGGCACTGGGGGGTGCGACGGTTGCCTATTATGCAGCAAGCATCCTGGGGGCGAAACTGTTAAAGAGACCATCGCCACGCATCGTGAAGATACGGGAAAAGATGGAGGAGAGCGGCTTCATCTATGTCCTTGTATTGCGTCTGGTGCCGTTCTTGAACTTTGATTTGATCAGTTACCTGGCCGGAATGGGGAAAGTGAGATACCTTCCATTCATTCTCGCCACAGCCATCGGAATATTACCAGGAACGTTTGGCTATGTCTTTTTAGGATCAAGCCTGGTAGGAGAAGATCGGACGAATTTATACATTGCCATAGCGTTTTTCTTGGCCATGATCATCGTACCCCTCATTTTTAAGAAGAAGATGAAAGCATGGCTTGGATTATCGGGCAAAGAAGATAAGTAA